The DNA region caacATAAAATGTAACATATTCCTTATCTTTgttgtaaatataataagaaaatcATCAAAATGCACATACATACTTTCAACTATCGATTGACAACATTTAAACCAAGTGTTTctatattcatataaacactcttcttttaaatttCCATTTAAATCCATAGAACAAACATTcatttctatatatttattattcttattattatccatatcatatatattaccCATTACATTATTCAATTTTTTCTCACctcttttatatatatcatccTCTGAACCATCACACACAATCATCTTGtcaaatattaaattaaataatattatcaacaAACTCTGTATTATCTTATTCGTCTTATTATACTTCAATATTAATATCAACAAATTCATAAAATGCAAATTATCCTTGtattcatttataaataataatattaaatgcTTCTTCTtatttgtaaataaaaaatattgatccttttttcctttctttatatttacacTATATATAGAATAACATAATATTCTCATAAGTATCAAAGCACCCtcttttattatcatattctTATTATCACTAAATTTATCaacaaataaaatgttAAATAATTCATCCAATAATTTACCTACACTTATTGAACTACCCTTTTCTTGAATCAATAAACATTCAATTATCTTCTCTATACAAgatatatcttttaatttacTATTCAAAACCACATTAATTAATCTAAAAGCGCTCATTCGATAATCATCACttgatatatttacatttacaaattcatttattattatttctactataatgttattattactaAATATTAAAGACCATACCTTATTCATATCATCTCCTGCTTTATTATTTCCACATATATGAGCTAAAATTATAAATCGTATAGCACTCTTCTGATCTGTTTCAATAGTAGAATATAACAACTTAAAACACAAATCAACACATTCATCAACAATCAGTGATATAAACAAAACTTCATTATACATCCTAATCAAAAGATCTAATTGATTCGCATACTTCACTCTGTCATCctcattttctttatcaCCTTTCAAACTACAATCTGAACCTCCACCTCCATTcataatatcatttttatttttcaaatcACACCTAAGGTTTAAACCAtctaaaaatatttttttattattatgtctattattatcactCTTCTTATTTTCAATACATTCATCCATATCATCACTGTTGGTGTCATCACTATCAGATAAATTAATCCTCTTTTTCCTTcttatatttcttattcTATCATCATCCATCTCTTTCTTAATATTAACACTTCCATTTATATTAACCTTTGAAGATTCATtcttatttaataaatccCTTCTTTTATTCAAATAACATAAATCCTTATTTATTCTATTCGTGTCTAAAGGTATCATATATTTCGTTTTTACCACATCATTTGCTATACaagataataaagaaaatgcTCTCTGCCTTACTAAAGGAGATTTGTCATTTATTCGCTCACTACATAtcaaacatatattattataataatttaaaggaatataattattctCAATTAATTCatgaaatattttcaaCAAATAACAACGAACATGTAATTTCGAATCATATTGTCTACATATTAATGTATGCATTATATAAGCTCGGTTTTTTAAGCATTCCTCAAAACATGattgtaaaaaatataaatccTCCAATActaatttatttattatatctttatatgtatttatacTATTCTCATTGATATGTAAAGAAGATgattttaataaatcatccatttgttttttattacaaatatttttttttttattattattattttttttttttttctttgaTTTGTCTCCCTTTTTATTAGAACAATTATCATTTACATTTGAGTCACTAAAAAAATCAGTATCATCATCACTATAACTATTTTCATCACTATAAATACTTTCATCACTATAAATACTTTCATCACTATAAATACTTTCATCACTATGAATATTTTCATCActatgaatatttttatcactataaatatttttatcactataaatatttttatcactatgaatatttttatcactatcaatatttttatcactATCATTATAACTACCATTACGTTTTAGAGAATAATTCCTTTCATTATCATCTGTAGTAAtcttattaaaatattttttaccctttttttcattcttCCTATAATTTGTTGTATCTTCAGAATCCTTAACATTATTTAGTTTCGTTTCTTCACTACCCTTagataaaattataaaatttttaaaaatcTCAAATATAGATTTccttatataataaatgtcTATACCTAACATATCCGTTATATCgttcaaataatatattaaatgaacacttaaattttttgaaaaatattccaaacaatttaatatatttaaaatttcaTTCTGCATGTGTGTTTGCACACTcaaatttaaatatactATCGAATTCTCTTTTATATGATCTATAAACTCTTTCATTATAACCTTAGGAATCTCAGTATTCCTTACTCTTAATATACAatcacatatatttatattattacatttcttacatacatttaaaaatatgtaagaaaaagaaaaagaataaaagATCTCATCCTCCGTCTCTTCtctctttttattattattactattatctttttcggttgttttattatcattctcagtattgtttttattattatcattattattgtcATCATCAACAGACATGTCACtattataatcatcatcattttcattttcatccATATGTTTACTCTTTTTCCtctttttcttattatcAACAACCTTATTTGTTTCCTTATTATATCCCATGTgatttaaaatattactAGGCATTTTAACAGTCTTCTCAGTAGATTCAATAAACTTTTTGTCATCCTTCtttatatacaattttAATAGATTCCCTATAATAATAGATACCTCCTCATGATACATACTGTTCATATTAAATGCTGTTGTATTCTCTTGACTTAATGTATATAggtttaaaaaaaaatgtaaatatatatctagaatagatatatttatattatcatataataaatcaaaatTGATATTACTAActaacaaaataatattatttaataaactatttatattttttaaagcTATATTATTCTCTTCATCATTATCTCTTTTCTGTTTTTTTCTACCTCTTTGaacatttattataatctCATTATTCGGTTGTTTTGAAAATTTTgaattaaaatatgaattaaatatatttatatatataaatgttaaagcattaaaaaatgatattattatttctttaatttcaaaatatgataatttccttttcttttcatttatacaatattctttataattaGATTCTAAACATTCTATTATCATATTCATAATactattattttcatttattattatatccATCTTTTCAGCATCATTATAAAAGTCATCTTTCTTATTACACTTCTCTAAACacttataataattcttaAATATATCCACACCTTTTTCAATTAGTATAGTTAAACATCCAAATATCTTCTCATTCTCTGcatcatttaaattattatatccacgcatataatttaatatactATCAAAACCTTCTTgacataataataataatacattaCTATAACTCTCATTTATGTAATCAAATAAACTTATCACACTCTCACCTGtcaaatttatattatcatcatcgACTAAATCAcatgcatatatatattcattcttctttatatttatatcttttataaaattatcaaTGTTGTTGTCAACTGGGACCTTAAACTTTTTAATCCTTCCTTGCAGCATAGTTCTCtaacataaatattttaacttcatcaataaataaatatatacataaacacaaatatatatatatatataaatatatatatatatatattaatattcgtttatttttatttataataatatgaccaattcaaaaaaaaaaaaaaattaaattatattatactagtatataatacttaagtacatatatttatatatcacacatacatattttatgtGTCTTTAcaataaattatatatatatattatacatatatatatatatatatatatatatatatatatatttttttttttttttcttttttttttttttttttttgttcatcatacatttaaattcattatttagataaaattttatctatatatgtatgattaaatatatatatatataaatattaaaaatgaaaagcATTACCaaaattttgaatatattttaaagcataccaaaaataaaaaaaaataacagaatataaaaaattaaaattatatataatacatttatgTGTTCAcatgaataaataaacatgtaatttctttaatattatcttaagatataataaaatgactttaataaaaggagaaaaaaaaaaaaaaaaaaaaaaaaaaaaattattttttttaacatattaatatttgattattgaatatatacataagtatttttattttatattaaaaataaacaaataaataaataaataaaaaaaaaaaaaatgctTCGTACATATTACATGTATTAGTTTTTATGTTTACAATAATgtgtaaaaaataatatattttaaatacatatataaatacgTTCACTTGGatatgaacaaaaaaaaaaaaataaaaaataaaaagatatatatatatatatatatatatatatatatatatattgatcactagtatatatgtatacaaaaaaaaaaaaaaaaaatcattccaatttttaaataaaattaaaaattgatactttattgaaatatataaacatcaatatatatatatatatataatatattcattttatattttatatcctattgaatgaaaaaaatagtagtattatattaattcatgaaaaagaaatataaacgtataaataattatcttAACACTAACCACAATAATATccattatattttgtatttcCATTTTTACATTTACATATAACACCAACTCCCTTTAcaacattatttttttcttcatccACAGATAAAACAGGTTCACATATCGAGTCCTTGTCACATCCTCCATTGTTTACCTTACAATGTTCTTCACATTCGAAATTTTTTTCAGGATTACTTGAAAAACCTTCTGGACAATTACAATATTCATATCCATGAGAATTCACACAATTACCATTTCCACAAtttaaaaaacatttttcttcatttaaaaTTCGGACATTTCTAAAACATTCTTTCTgttttatttctatattagcatatttcattttttctcCATCATTTAATTCTCTTCctatataatttttattttcttttttcatatatgttaaaaaGAAATCTTTCActgaaaaaagaaagatatatatatatatatatttatataactagcttttttttttttttttttttttttttttttttttttttttttttttcacaattatgtattatatttcctTAATTGTTCAGGTAAAAATTGTATAATCgtttaaataaaataacacaaattatataaaaataaatgaataagaaaatatataattaccTAATAATACCTTgaatatattcttattattttttatcgtattataattaaataaatttataatttcatttatttgtgatataatattatacagaacaaaatttatattcatttctcttctttctatattatttaccacacatttatttttactaataaatatattgtttatGTCTTTTGCAATTAACTTTCCATAttcattcattttattatatttattataacCACATATTTCCTCATAGCAACTAAGTATATTTGAACCCTCtacatatttttctttaaacataaaaaggttagatataaattttttattatcatatataaagtTACTGTTAAAAGTATATCTCGAAGAAAGTAAAGAGCTacacaaataaaaaaagaaaagataTTTTTTCGCCTTCAGAAATGTCATTTTTTACACATAAATATGTGGGAAAGCATAGcaacaaaatatatatatatatttatttatttatatatatatatttatttatttgtttattcAACACGACTGCttatacataaatataaacatatcATCAATAGTTCGATGACCATGTATTTGAAATAATTGTCCAAAAATATATAGCACATGAAATTGTAATATGGGGACACgaaattttttaataaaaaaaaaaaaagacgaaagataaatatataataataacacAATCGAAGTGGTgattcatatatatatatatatatatacttaaaaatataaggCACATCATagtacatatattaaaccATTCTCAAAAAATTCCCAGTTCTATCCCATTTTGTTTAATAAGACCaatcattatataaaccagcaaaaaaaaaaaaaaagaaaaaaagaaagaaatgataatattatacatatataaaagtacttatattttgttacttttatataatgaatatattttgtacATTCTTCTTTACATTTTcataataacatattttttagaaaaatattttattaaaaaatatttctatcCTTTTCCTGCCTTAACATTTTTTcaatcaaaaaaatatactcCAAATAATTGGAGGATATGCTTCCTTTTACATCCCATAATATTTCTAAAAGTTTCAAAGAAGATTTCAattgtttattataaaaacaataattAGCTAAATAAGTTACAGCATTAAAAAAAACTGTAGGTGAATTTCTCAAACATTGAATgaaatacaaataattggtatttttataataaattaaattaaaatttttgaagaataaattcattttatgatattctttatatttctttctctttataatattatcccccccaaaaaaaaaattattctttACAAACATTTCATATGAAttgttttttaaaaattcacttatatttatattatcatgaTGCAAATTTTTagttatttttttaaaatatccttttaaatatatgagACACCAAAGTAAACAATTGTTATTTGttttcttataataatgatgaacaataatatgtttgataaattctttttttttttcatcacTCAAAAGAAGATTAGATATATCATATTTCCTTATTAATTCATAATATTCgttatttaaaatatttaaattaatacTAAAAATCATGGAAGAAAATAAgatatttttcttaaaatTCCAACCTCTTATTaacacataaatataattatatatatcacccctttttaaatatgaagcagacaagaaataatatatagaaatatcTTCCTTAAAAAAGAGAGCCTTTtcatatgaaaaaatacaaaacgtataatgttttttatattgCAAACATTGGCCTAAACTATACCATGCATATGTAGtgttaaaatataagaaaagaacttttaataaaatatatattgaaatatttacattattcttgaataaaaaatattcttgTGCTAAACTGAtataactatatatatgatatttatttttttcaataccttttttaaaaaatgtgaTTGAGTTTTCATAATTCTTATttaatgaataatattttcctaatatataaaataatttttcatcataacattttttttttttcttttcataaCTATGAGCaagtataaataaatcaactgttgaattatttaaaaaatatatattagcTAATAAttcaacatatataaattcGTCTGAAAAATATTTAGGAATTATTAACCTTTTAAAAgctttatattttttcatacTCATACAcattatatgttttttatctttatcataaaattcaaatttattattaagacccaaaaatataatcttatttttacaatttTTAGATTGTCCATATtgacaataataatatataagatatttattcatcatttgtttttttaaaatggTATTTTGcttaattataatttttaacttattaaaatatttcaaacttttttttttctgaccacaaaaataatacaattTGGCTAGCTCACCTGAAATGTACAGGTTATTTTGTGCCCTCAAgatttttatcaaatatttatatatacatatggCATCTTGAtaacatttattatttaaagaaCAGAAATGTGCAAATCCGAATAAGGtcataaaattatttttaaaattatgttctctcaaatattttttatatttaataaaaacattattAATCATGgtctttttatttttaacCTTTTCAAcattatgtatattttctatataatttttacaattattataacatcGATCCATATATCCAACTATTTTTTGATTCCCTTCTTTATTCATCATATGGTCGTCAAATATTTGGTTGACAAAATAattgtttttaaaaaaaaaatcttcattcatattaattATAGGGTTGATATATGTGTagaaattataattattcattataatatttttattata from Plasmodium gaboni strain SY75 chromosome 14, whole genome shotgun sequence includes:
- a CDS encoding hypothetical protein (conserved Plasmodium protein, unknown function), which codes for MLQGRIKKFKVPVDNNIDNFIKDINIKKNEYIYACDLVDDDNINLTGESVISLFDYINESYSNVLLLLCQEGFDSILNYMRGYNNLNDAENEKIFGCLTILIEKGVDIFKNYYKCLEKCNKKDDFYNDAEKMDIIINENNSIMNMIIECLESNYKEYCINEKKRKLSYFEIKEIIISFFNALTFIYINIFNSYFNSKFSKQPNNEIIINVQRGRKKQKRDNDEENNIALKNINSLLNNIILLVSNINFDLLYDNINISILDIYLHFFLNLYTLSQENTTAFNMNSMYHEEVSIIIGNLLKLYIKKDDKKFIESTEKTVKMPSNILNHMGYNKETNKVVDNKKKRKKSKHMDENENDDDYNSDMSVDDDNNNDNNKNNTENDNKTTEKDNSNNNKKREETEDEIFYSFSFSYIFLNVCKKCNNINICDCILRVRNTEIPKVIMKEFIDHIKENSIVYLNLSVQTHMQNEILNILNCLEYFSKNLSVHLIYYLNDITDMLGIDIYYIRKSIFEIFKNFIILSKGSEETKLNNVKDSEDTTNYRKNEKKGKKYFNKITTDDNERNYSLKRNGSYNDSDKNIDSDKNIHSDKNIYSDKNIYSDKNIHSDENIHSDESIYSDESIYSDESIYSDENSYSDDDTDFFSDSNVNDNCSNKKGDKSKKKKKNNNNKKKNICNKKQMDDLLKSSSLHINENSINTYKDIINKLVLEDLYFLQSCFEECLKNRAYIMHTLICRQYDSKLHVRCYLLKIFHELIENNYIPLNYYNNICLICSERINDKSPLVRQRAFSLLSCIANDVVKTKYMIPLDTNRINKDLCYLNKRRDLLNKNESSKVNINGSVNIKKEMDDDRIRNIRRKKRINLSDSDDTNSDDMDECIENKKSDNNRHNNKKIFLDGLNLRCDLKNKNDIMNGGGGSDCSLKGDKENEDDRVKYANQLDLLIRMYNEVLFISLIVDECVDLCFKLLYSTIETDQKSAIRFIILAHICGNNKAGDDMNKVWSLIFSNNNIIVEIIINEFVNVNISSDDYRMSAFRLINVVLNSKLKDISCIEKIIECLLIQEKGSSISVGKLLDELFNILFVDKFSDNKNMIIKEGALILMRILCYSIYSVNIKKGKKDQYFLFTNKKKHLILLFINEYKDNLHFMNLLILILKYNKTNKIIQSLLIILFNLIFDKMIVCDGSEDDIYKRGEKKLNNVMGNIYDMDNNKNNKYIEMNVCSMDLNGNLKEECLYEYRNTWFKCCQSIVESMYVHFDDFLIIFTTKIRNMLHFMLNNNMCKFQNTFLNKEISVDNNNNNNNNKKVSCLTLSKFIFLCGHLGLYTYIYAEKIQNKLKKIVSKNENNYGMCTREEKDREYFDYVVEHMIVCNNLFGKKVMPLIFFIINNPKEFFKECIINDDEMNNFYNKEEIVSKEDDSLYMNYEIYLLILVCLLTLCKFSIISQTFCQKIMSNNMSIIKLIVSIITEEENQLFFKNGDVRNGSDEIEKEKEREKNILSLCDDINENEKSKNDNINIKCDNIKCDNIKCDNIKCDNIKCDNIKGDDKMYYNNMSHLNYKSVKYDKFKDCIMYKTISNIRKMLLISYADLLYRHPNLLEPYNKYIFKVLNDEDINMRRTAVSVFTHLFMTDTVKAKSILLIHMMYLTIDNDDKISSGSKSFFYELDRKSPITLVNNICDMISVLARNDRKLEYEMNKKILLFLLTFLKKSKYNETLVEKIFKKMKEVNINRTDDLHLYMQVFLNIHIDEKILAKINKCFPLIRYIIRENEYIHDNFILICKKAAEKKRGRPTEDGQQQNNTNSSSNNNNNNDNSNNNNDKVETEKNENKMRELAEDLLGKIESTTNKTRHMFSFESEIKSITNEEKR
- a CDS encoding hypothetical protein (conserved Plasmodium protein, unknown function), translating into MTFLKAKKYLFFFYLCSSLLSSRYTFNSNFIYDNKKFISNLFMFKEKYVEGSNILSCYEEICGYNKYNKMNEYGKLIAKDINNIFISKNKCVVNNIERREMNINFVLYNIISQINEIINLFNYNTIKNNKNIFKVLLVKDFFLTYMKKENKNYIGRELNDGEKMKYANIEIKQKECFRNVRILNEEKCFLNCGNGNCVNSHGYEYCNCPEGFSSNPEKNFECEEHCKVNNGGCDKDSICEPVLSVDEEKNNVVKGVGVICKCKNGNTKYNGYYCG
- a CDS encoding hypothetical protein (conserved Plasmodium protein, unknown function), with amino-acid sequence MKHQYYLKQMKDEKKIFYDTEEGSNNIYKYDIIKKNIFRRRRKKKSKYLYLKKNLFFQKCIFYKLRCMNNTSSWLLELSKCYKNKDDYINYNKKLIDNIKFRNPFSKYKKIISLFYKKKYKEAYNLLCHISTRNSSHPLKLNLLWKHNFFVNNKYNLNALIERIQCINKKKEINEEIHKKDKKVISQKNRINDRTNITILDMLQRRGKYKIVDKIKEIKKNYHHDIIINPKYMKYENKINSRCNYFLLYKKSSSFQNDFINIIGHNNNYIFPTSKRNKYFVDIHNNISNKNKNYIYDDILEGDISYIYNKDDQFIFHKKKKNNNKKVKKIKKRNIKKYHINKNMQFYFYIKMLCLYMHSHSFSICNDTNVRNQYVHINMEHMKRKEILLYIIEYMKMMRKKSIPFDTHLYLLLSVAYYDLGKYHKSVLYVKKSIKKDYFNITSWIFFNNLICIEKFIDNYKIGRERKEIYTNQNECDNYSTIFINCKKNKTKKNIYINSYVKKKYFINKHNKLHKLVNHLFDNEFFEFSTNEYNKNIIMNNYNFYTYINPIINMNEDFFFKNNYFVNQIFDDHMMNKEGNQKIVGYMDRCYNNCKNYIENIHNVEKVKNKKTMINNVFIKYKKYLREHNFKNNFMTLFGFAHFCSLNNKCYQDAICIYKYLIKILRAQNNLYISGELAKLYYFCGQKKKSLKYFNKLKIIIKQNTILKKQMMNKYLIYYYCQYGQSKNCKNKIIFLGLNNKFEFYDKDKKHIMCMSMKKYKAFKRLIIPKYFSDEFIYVELLANIYFLNNSTVDLFILAHSYEKKKKKCYDEKLFYILGKYYSLNKNYENSITFFKKGIEKNKYHIYSYISLAQEYFLFKNNVNISIYILLKVLFLYFNTTYAWYSLGQCLQYKKHYTFCIFSYEKALFFKEDISIYYFLSASYLKRGDIYNYIYVLIRGWNFKKNILFSSMIFSINLNILNNEYYELIRKYDISNLLLSDEKKKEFIKHIIVHHYYKKTNNNCLLWCLIYLKGYFKKITKNLHHDNINISEFLKNNSYEMFVKNNFFFGGDNIIKRKKYKEYHKMNLFFKNFNLIYYKNTNYLYFIQCLRNSPTVFFNAVTYLANYCFYNKQLKSSLKLLEILWDVKGSISSNYLEYIFLIEKMLRQEKDRNIF